The Bos javanicus breed banteng chromosome 18, ARS-OSU_banteng_1.0, whole genome shotgun sequence genome has a segment encoding these proteins:
- the SULT2B1 gene encoding sulfotransferase 2B1 isoform X2 encodes MVENAEVHDDDIFIVTYPKSGTNWMIEILSLILKDGDPSWIHSVPIWKRSPWCEAIMGAFSLPNQPSPRLMSSHLPIQLFAKAFFNSKAKVIYMGRNPRDVAISLYHYSKIARQLKDPGTPDQFLENFLKGEVQFGSWFDHIKGWIRMKGKENFLFITYEEMQQDLRSSVQHICQFLSRPLAEEALESVVAHSAFKAMKANPMSNFSLLPHSLLDQRHGAFLRKGVCGDWKNHFTLAQSEAFDRAYREQMRGLPTFPWDVDPEDASPDSDPGPGPSPNPDQASEAPHP; translated from the exons ATGGTAGAGAACGCCGAAGTACACGACGATGACATCTTCATCGTCACCTACCCCAAGTCAG GGACCAACTGGATGATTGAGATCCTGAGCTTAATCCTAAAGGACGGAGACCCCTCCTGGATCCACTCGGTGCCCATCTGGAAGCGGTCGCCCTGGTGTGAAGCCATCATGGGCGCCTTCAGCCTCCCCAACCAGCCCAGCCCCCGCCTCATGAGTTCCCACCTCCCCATCCAGCTCTTCGCCAAGGCCTTCTTCAACTCCAAGGCCAAG GTGATCTACATGGGCCGGAACCCCCGGGATGTGGCGATCTCACTCTATCACTACTCCAAGATTGCCAGGCAGTTGAAGGATCCTGGCACGCCCGACCAGTTCCTGGAGAACTTCCTTAAAGGCGAAG TGCAGTTTGGCTCCTGGTTCGACCACATTAAGGGCTGGATTCGGATGAAGGGCAAAGAGAACTTCCTGTTTATTACTTACGAGGAGATGCAGCAG GATCTCCGCAGCTCCGTGCAGCACATCTGCCAGTTCCTGAGCCGGCCACTGGCCGAGGAGGCGCTGGAGTCCGTCGTGGCACACTCGGCCTTCAAAGCCATGAAGGCCAACCCCATGTCCAACTTCTCTCTGCTGCCCCACAGCCTGCTGGACCAGCGCCATGGTGCCTTCCTCCGGAAAG GGGTCTGCGGTGACTGGAAGAATCACTTCACGTTGGCGCAGAGTGAAGCCTTCGACCGCGCCTACCGCGAGCAGATGCGGGGGCTGCCGACCTTCCCCTGGGACGTGGACCCCGAGGACGCCAGTCCGGACTCCGACCCCGGTCCCGGCCCGAGCCCCAACCCAGATCAGGCCTCCGAAGCACCCCACCCGTGA
- the SULT2B1 gene encoding sulfotransferase 2B1 isoform X1, translated as MGEPAEPRNQAKWDPYEKKISAISQNLSGEYFRYKGILFPVGIYSPESISMVENAEVHDDDIFIVTYPKSGTNWMIEILSLILKDGDPSWIHSVPIWKRSPWCEAIMGAFSLPNQPSPRLMSSHLPIQLFAKAFFNSKAKVIYMGRNPRDVAISLYHYSKIARQLKDPGTPDQFLENFLKGEVQFGSWFDHIKGWIRMKGKENFLFITYEEMQQDLRSSVQHICQFLSRPLAEEALESVVAHSAFKAMKANPMSNFSLLPHSLLDQRHGAFLRKGVCGDWKNHFTLAQSEAFDRAYREQMRGLPTFPWDVDPEDASPDSDPGPGPSPNPDQASEAPHP; from the exons CCAGAATTTGTCAGGCGAATACTTCAGGTACAAAGGCATCCTCTTCCCCGTGGGCATCTACTCACCTGAGAGCATCAGCATGGTAGAGAACGCCGAAGTACACGACGATGACATCTTCATCGTCACCTACCCCAAGTCAG GGACCAACTGGATGATTGAGATCCTGAGCTTAATCCTAAAGGACGGAGACCCCTCCTGGATCCACTCGGTGCCCATCTGGAAGCGGTCGCCCTGGTGTGAAGCCATCATGGGCGCCTTCAGCCTCCCCAACCAGCCCAGCCCCCGCCTCATGAGTTCCCACCTCCCCATCCAGCTCTTCGCCAAGGCCTTCTTCAACTCCAAGGCCAAG GTGATCTACATGGGCCGGAACCCCCGGGATGTGGCGATCTCACTCTATCACTACTCCAAGATTGCCAGGCAGTTGAAGGATCCTGGCACGCCCGACCAGTTCCTGGAGAACTTCCTTAAAGGCGAAG TGCAGTTTGGCTCCTGGTTCGACCACATTAAGGGCTGGATTCGGATGAAGGGCAAAGAGAACTTCCTGTTTATTACTTACGAGGAGATGCAGCAG GATCTCCGCAGCTCCGTGCAGCACATCTGCCAGTTCCTGAGCCGGCCACTGGCCGAGGAGGCGCTGGAGTCCGTCGTGGCACACTCGGCCTTCAAAGCCATGAAGGCCAACCCCATGTCCAACTTCTCTCTGCTGCCCCACAGCCTGCTGGACCAGCGCCATGGTGCCTTCCTCCGGAAAG GGGTCTGCGGTGACTGGAAGAATCACTTCACGTTGGCGCAGAGTGAAGCCTTCGACCGCGCCTACCGCGAGCAGATGCGGGGGCTGCCGACCTTCCCCTGGGACGTGGACCCCGAGGACGCCAGTCCGGACTCCGACCCCGGTCCCGGCCCGAGCCCCAACCCAGATCAGGCCTCCGAAGCACCCCACCCGTGA